cagagagagagacagagagagagagacagagagagagacagagagagagagcgagagagagagagagagagagagacagagaaagagagacagagagagagacagagagagagagacagagagagagacagagagagagagacagagagagagacagagaaagagagacagagagagagacagagagagagagacagacagagagagagacagagagagagagagagagagagagagagagagagagagagagagagagagagagagagagagagagagagagagagagagagagagagagagagagagagagagagaaagagaaagagaaagagaaaggagggatgaaagagtgtgtgtgtcactgaCCTTGAGCCTCCTGTTCTGTGTCTGGAGTCTGGGTGCTGTGGAagaacaacagtcagtcacaGTTAGAAAGAGGTTTCACTCACAGATCTCATCAATTCAAATTATAAAAAGCTTTTCTTAAGAGTAATTTAAGAAGCACATGACAATGTTTGGGGTTCTACATGGAGTGGACATGGGCACAGCAGCCATAGAGATATATACACGGTGTCGAGGTGCAGAGGATGAGGAGTGATATGGCCAGGTAAGGTTGAAGAACCTTCAGAACCTTACCTGCACATATGTAACCATGAGTTGGTGGCATCACTACAGTTGATAGAACAGAAGTAGAGAAAACAGCAATGGGGAAATGAATGAGACATGTAATACAAGGATCTTGCCCAGTGAATACGCTCAAAGAGTGGTTGCAATGGCAAATGAAGTGAATAGGATATGATGCCTTGCCTTTTTAACCCCGTCACTGACATTCTCTGAAATTGGACGGAAGACAGAAATGTTACAGGAGCAAATACAGTAATAACTGAAGCAGGAATATAATTGTTAGATACAcagaaaataacatttaaaaaaaacacaaaaagcaGCTGGAAACTATGACTTTTTGGATGAATGATGATGTACAGGTAGTAGATATACATGATGATGGTACTTTCATGGAGACTGAAAAGACTCAGATCTGCTATGCACCCACTACCCCCCTCCGCTTTCAAAAACagcacactcacactctcaacCAGAGCCAGGTGCTCCTCTGATTGGCTGAAGTTGTTGCCCATCTCCAGAGCGGTGGTCGTGCCGTCCAGGCACCGCCTCATCCAGGTCTGGTACTCCTCCTGGTTCGGGAGGCGGTCCCAGAAAATCTTGAAGGCTTCCCACACCGTCTCCtgacacactaaaacacacacacacacacacacactaatgtcaCTGATTGGTGAAAGAACCCATTCACCTAGTAGAAAACTTTCCCTAAGAATGACAATGAGCAGGTAGGAAAACCACCCTAGGCTGTGGCCCTCCAGTTCTATAGCTGTGATCCCCTGAGGTAAATCTTAGCTAGCATCTTAGCTCATGTGTGGATCACAGTGTAGATTTAAGTGTGGTACAGTACATACCCCCGGCCAGGTCAGAGTCATTTGATTCCATGTTTAGCATGTTGTGTACCTGTATGCCTGACCTCAGTATCCCTCTCCAATGTCATGCCACTGCCAAACCTGTAATGTGACCCCTTTCCATACTGTAAGTGAGCTTACAGGAGAGTACAATGACAATTTGtgctcaactggcctacctggttaaagaaaggtgaggggagtgaggggacaATGACCTGTCGCTACCTACTCGACCCTCACTGTTCTGCTCCCTGGAGCCAAAACATCTCCCAATCCCCATCGGTTAATATGGTTACAGATGAGTTCCTATGGCACAGTATCTCCCTTAACGCTGTCCCAAGCTGAAGTTGgaaacttttatctccctcaccaaattcaaacatctgctatctgagcagctattcgatcgctgcagctgtacataatctatcggtaaatagcccacccaatttgacctacctcatccccatactgtttatatttatttacttttctgcacaccagtatatctacttgcacatgaccatctgatcatttatcactccagtgttaatcggtaaaattgtaattattcgcctacctcctcatgccttttgcacacaatgtatatagacacatttttttctactgtgttattgacttgttaattgtttactccatgtgtaactctgtgttgtctgttcacactgctatgctttatcttggccaggttgcagttgcaaatgagaacttgttctcaactagcctacctggttaaataaaggttaaataaactaaatttaaaaaataaactgtTCTCCTCTCAATTCAACTTTATCAACTGCATCTACATGGGACCCTGCACCtacataatacagtaccatctcAACAACCATTGTGCTCACCTATCTAGACAATCCCCAACCACGGCCCTGGTCTAAAGAGCACCGGGAAGGGATTTGTTCCAGCCCATCTGGAAGAAGGTCTTCATGAGCAGATGTTTAAATCAGGTGCTTTAGTAAGTGCTGGGCTGAAATTAACGTCTTGATTTCCAAATTTAACCAATCTCATtcaagtaaaaatatatatatatatacattttcataAAGGACAGTATAGAGAAGGTCCTGGAATAGCTTTACTATTCCTCGGGAAACTCAAGGACTAGCAACCCTCTAATGGAGtccagtcaggtcaggtctagccAGGTCCAGTCAGGTCAGGTTTAGCCAGGTCCAGTCAGGTCAGGTTTAGCCAGGtccagtcaggtcaggtctagccaggtccagtcaggtccagtcaggtcaGGTCCAGCCAGGTCCGGTCTAGCCAGGtccagtcaggtcaggtctagccaggtccagtcaggtcaggtctagccAGGTCCAGTCAGGTCAGGTTTAGCCAGGtccagtcaggtcaggtctagccaggtccagtcaggtccagtcaggtcaGGTCCAGCCAGGTCCGGTCTAGCCAGGtccagtcaggtcaggtctagccaggtccagtcaggtcaggtctagccAGGTCCAGTCAGGTCAGGTCCGGTCAGGTCCAGCCAGGTCCGGTCTAGCCAGGtccagtcaggtcaggtctagtcaggtccagtcaggtcaggtctagccaggtccagtcaggtcaggtctagccaggtccagtcaggtcaggtctagccaggtccagtcaggtccagGTCTAGCCAGGTCAGGCCCAGCCAGGTCCAGTCAGGTCAGGTCCAGGCAGGTCCAGTCAGGTCAGGTCCAGCcaggtccagtcaggtccagGTCCAGTCAGGTCAGGTCCAGCCAGGtccagtcaggtcaggtctagccAGGTCCAGTCAGGTCAGATCCAGCCAGGTCCAGGTGAGGTCAGGTCCAGCCAGGTCAGGTCCAGTCAGGTTAGGCCAGGCCAGGTCAGGTCCAGCCAGGCCAGGTCAGGTCCAGCCAGGTCAGGTCCGTCCAGgtcaggtccagtcaggtcaGGTCCAGTTAGGTCAGGTCCAGCCAGGTCAGATCCAGCCAGGTCCAATCCAGCCAGGTCCAGGCCAGGTCAGGTCCAGCCAagccaggtcaggtcaggtccagccaggtcaggtccagccaggtcaggtccagccaggtcaggtcaggtccagCCAGGTCAGATCCAGCCAGGTCCAGGCCAGGTCAGGTCCAGCCAGGTCAGGTCCAGCCAGGTCAGGTCCAGCCAGGTCAGGTCCAGCCAGGTCAGGTCCagccaggtcaggtcaggtccagCCAGGTCCGGTCCAGCCAGGTCCGGTCCAGCCAGGTCCGGTCCAGGTCCAGGTCAGGTCCAGCCAGGTCAGT
This sequence is a window from Oncorhynchus gorbuscha isolate QuinsamMale2020 ecotype Even-year linkage group LG01, OgorEven_v1.0, whole genome shotgun sequence. Protein-coding genes within it:
- the LOC124045530 gene encoding uncharacterized protein LOC124045530, with the protein product MSDSLLKFILCTLPFILAFALLGIRTDAASGEGPILPDGQDLYFKTVGISPILSVPQSIVHSPVLKVSNKDHGATHRQKRNVLFPSGVKLCGQESVQQAIANHLSYFHLRVCQETVWEAFKIFWDRLPNQEEYQTWMRRCLDGTTTALEMGNNFSQSEEHLALVESRMSVTGLKRQGIISYSLHLPLQPLFERIHWARSLYYMSHSFPHCCFLYFCSINCSDATNSWLHMCR